The following proteins come from a genomic window of Agrobacterium tumefaciens:
- the arsH gene encoding arsenical resistance protein ArsH, giving the protein MARASALSDLPAASQEHLELPDLAALRPAFSTHKPRILILYGSLRTISYSRFLALEAGRLLEHFGCEVRIFNPEGLPLPDAEPVSHPKVQELRALSAWSEGQVWVSPERHGAMTGIMKAQIDWIPLSVGSVRPTQGKALAVMQVSGGSQSFNAINQLRVLGRWMRMITIPNQSSVAKAFQEFDADGRMKPSSYYDRVVDVCEELVKFTLLTRDASSYLTDRYSERKEEAEKLEQRVSLKSI; this is encoded by the coding sequence ATGGCGAGGGCAAGCGCGTTGTCTGATCTGCCTGCTGCATCACAAGAACATCTTGAACTTCCCGATCTGGCTGCATTGCGCCCGGCATTCTCAACCCACAAGCCGCGCATCCTCATTCTGTACGGCTCCCTCCGGACAATCTCTTACAGCCGCTTTCTGGCGCTTGAGGCTGGCCGGTTGCTTGAGCACTTCGGCTGCGAGGTCCGGATCTTCAACCCGGAAGGTCTGCCTCTGCCTGACGCCGAGCCGGTGAGCCATCCGAAGGTGCAGGAACTGCGCGCGCTATCAGCCTGGTCAGAGGGTCAGGTCTGGGTCAGCCCGGAACGCCATGGCGCGATGACCGGGATCATGAAGGCGCAGATCGATTGGATTCCCCTGTCGGTCGGATCGGTCCGGCCGACGCAGGGCAAGGCTTTGGCGGTGATGCAAGTGTCTGGCGGATCTCAATCGTTCAATGCCATCAACCAGCTTCGTGTTCTCGGCCGCTGGATGCGGATGATCACGATACCCAACCAGTCATCGGTAGCAAAAGCCTTCCAGGAATTCGATGCCGACGGGCGGATGAAGCCATCCTCTTATTACGATCGCGTCGTCGATGTCTGCGAGGAACTGGTGAAGTTCACCTTGCTGACGCGGGATGCGTCCTCCTATCTCACCGATCGATACAGCGAACGAAAGGAAGAAGCGGAAAAGCTGGAACAGCGCGTGAGCCTGAAATCCATATGA
- the arsC gene encoding arsenate reductase (glutaredoxin) (This arsenate reductase requires both glutathione and glutaredoxin to convert arsenate to arsenite, after which the efflux transporter formed by ArsA and ArsB can extrude the arsenite from the cell, providing resistance.) has protein sequence MTMDATIYHNPDCGTSRNTLAMIRNAGIEPTVIEYLNNPPSRDQLVKMITDAGLTVREAIREKGTPYAELGLNDTSLTDDQLLDAMLKDPILINRPFVITPLGTRLARPSEVVLEILPETHEGAFTKEDGEQVLDGEGKRVV, from the coding sequence CTGACCATGGACGCCACCATCTATCACAATCCGGATTGCGGCACGTCGCGCAACACGCTGGCGATGATCCGGAACGCCGGTATCGAACCCACCGTGATTGAGTACCTGAACAACCCGCCGTCGCGCGATCAGCTTGTGAAAATGATCACTGACGCCGGCCTGACCGTGCGCGAGGCGATCCGCGAGAAAGGAACGCCCTATGCGGAACTGGGCCTGAACGACACCTCCCTGACGGACGATCAGTTGCTCGACGCCATGCTGAAGGACCCGATCCTGATCAACCGGCCGTTCGTCATTACGCCGCTCGGCACAAGGCTTGCGCGTCCGTCCGAGGTGGTTCTGGAAATCCTGCCGGAAACGCATGAAGGCGCCTTCACGAAGGAGGATGGTGAACAGGTACTCGATGGCGAGGGCAAGCGCGTTGTCTGA
- the arsB gene encoding ACR3 family arsenite efflux transporter, translating to MSTFERYLTVWVFLCILAGIALGHLMPDVFQVIGAAEVAKVNIPVAVLIWLMIIPMLVKIDFAALSQVGRHWRGIGVTLFINWAVKPFSMALLGWLFIGYLFRPMLPEVQIDSYIAGLIILAAAPCTAMVFVWSNLTKGEPLFTLSQVALNDAIMVVAFAPIVGLLLGLSAITVPWATLVFSVVLYIILPVIAAQILRRSLLASGSSASLDRLLKTLQPLSLVALLATLVLLFGFQGEQIIAQPTIIALLAVPILIQVYFNSGLAYLLNRISGEQHCVAGPSALIGASNFFELAVAAAISLFGFNSGAALATVVGVLIEVPVMLSVVWIVNRSKGWYERGGAVQATSHSKPEAIERV from the coding sequence ATGTCCACATTTGAACGCTATCTCACGGTGTGGGTGTTTTTGTGCATCCTTGCGGGCATTGCCCTCGGCCACTTGATGCCGGATGTCTTCCAAGTGATCGGCGCGGCCGAAGTCGCCAAGGTCAACATTCCCGTCGCCGTGCTGATCTGGCTGATGATTATCCCGATGCTGGTCAAGATCGACTTTGCGGCCTTGAGCCAGGTCGGTCGTCATTGGCGCGGTATCGGTGTGACGCTCTTCATCAACTGGGCAGTCAAACCCTTCTCGATGGCGCTGCTCGGCTGGCTGTTCATCGGCTATCTGTTCCGGCCAATGTTGCCGGAGGTGCAGATCGATTCCTATATCGCCGGTCTGATCATCCTTGCCGCGGCACCCTGTACGGCGATGGTGTTCGTCTGGTCAAACCTGACCAAGGGCGAGCCCCTCTTCACGCTTTCGCAGGTTGCGCTGAATGACGCCATCATGGTGGTGGCATTCGCGCCCATCGTCGGCCTGCTGCTCGGCCTTTCCGCCATTACCGTGCCATGGGCGACGCTGGTGTTCTCGGTGGTGCTCTACATCATCCTGCCGGTGATAGCCGCCCAGATCCTGCGCCGCAGCCTGCTTGCTTCCGGATCATCGGCATCCCTTGACCGTCTGCTGAAAACACTTCAGCCACTGTCCTTAGTGGCGCTCCTTGCTACCCTAGTGCTGCTATTCGGCTTCCAGGGCGAACAGATCATCGCCCAGCCGACCATCATCGCCTTGCTGGCGGTGCCCATCCTGATCCAGGTCTACTTCAACTCCGGTCTTGCCTATCTGCTGAACCGGATATCGGGTGAGCAGCATTGCGTCGCCGGTCCTTCGGCCTTGATCGGCGCCTCGAACTTCTTCGAACTGGCGGTTGCCGCAGCAATCAGTCTGTTCGGCTTCAACTCGGGCGCGGCACTTGCAACCGTCGTCGGTGTCCTTATCGAGGTTCCAGTGATGCTGTCAGTCGTCTGGATCGTCAACCGCAGCAAGGGTTGGTACGAGCGCGGCGGCGCCGTGCAGGCAACCTCTCATTCCAAACCCGAAGCTATTGAAAGGGTCTGA
- the arsN2 gene encoding arsenic resistance N-acetyltransferase ArsN2, producing MGATEGATSLALLPISGHEADLRSALAAADLPTDDLDEDGRTFFRIARGLDTVGYGGYELHGDNALLRSVVITPANRHKGLGRRATDLLLRRAYADGARTGYLLTTTAAPFFETLGFKPIDRAAAPAAILQTRQAASLCPASAALLAKPLQG from the coding sequence ATCGGCGCGACCGAAGGCGCCACCTCGCTGGCGCTCCTTCCCATCTCCGGACATGAAGCTGATCTCCGCAGCGCACTCGCGGCGGCTGATCTTCCGACGGATGATCTCGATGAGGACGGCCGGACATTCTTCAGGATTGCCCGTGGCCTCGATACGGTGGGCTATGGCGGATATGAGCTCCATGGCGACAACGCGCTGCTGCGATCGGTGGTGATCACGCCCGCCAACCGTCACAAGGGCCTGGGCCGTCGTGCGACCGACCTCCTGCTGCGACGCGCTTATGCGGACGGCGCACGCACGGGCTATCTTCTGACCACGACCGCCGCTCCCTTCTTTGAAACCCTTGGCTTCAAGCCGATCGACCGTGCGGCAGCACCTGCCGCGATCCTTCAGACCCGCCAGGCGGCCAGCCTTTGCCCGGCCTCGGCAGCATTGCTTGCCAAGCCGCTGCAGGGATAA
- a CDS encoding ArsR/SmtB family transcription factor, with protein MDQRQALGAFAALSQETRLQIVRILVVAGPNGMAAGALAEKVEVSPSNISFHLKELEHSGLIAAQRQSRSIIYTANYEALGGLVRFLMEDCCSGHPEICAPAAEVAACCAPTAKENLQ; from the coding sequence ATGGACCAACGTCAAGCGCTCGGTGCCTTCGCCGCTCTCTCTCAGGAGACCCGTTTGCAGATCGTCCGCATCCTCGTGGTTGCCGGACCCAACGGCATGGCAGCTGGAGCGTTGGCCGAGAAGGTCGAGGTCTCACCGTCGAACATCTCCTTCCATCTGAAGGAGCTCGAGCATTCCGGACTGATCGCCGCGCAACGACAATCCCGCTCGATCATCTACACCGCGAACTATGAAGCTCTGGGCGGACTGGTGCGCTTCCTGATGGAAGACTGCTGTTCAGGACATCCAGAAATCTGCGCGCCGGCCGCCGAAGTTGCCGCCTGCTGCGCTCCGACAGCCAAGGAGAACCTGCAATGA
- a CDS encoding DUF6428 family protein: MNAIDNSKISSEDISLGLLLDTLAGAKDLPLVFHYDGHPIKAGYHVTEVKAGQFSALDCGANPEAWSEIFVQLWDIDEHDRAHMPGGKFSAIIRKVSEHLKLDGSAKLTFEVSDGVRPMSLYCAGIPRLRDGALHVELSPRAASCKPRDRWLAAEPAQSTCCGAACCI; this comes from the coding sequence ATGAACGCGATCGACAACAGCAAAATCTCATCTGAAGATATCAGCCTTGGTTTGCTTCTCGATACACTGGCTGGCGCCAAGGACCTGCCTCTGGTGTTCCACTACGATGGGCACCCGATAAAGGCGGGCTACCACGTGACGGAGGTCAAGGCCGGACAGTTCTCCGCACTCGACTGCGGTGCAAACCCGGAAGCATGGTCGGAGATTTTCGTGCAGCTGTGGGACATCGACGAGCACGATCGGGCCCACATGCCGGGCGGCAAGTTTTCGGCAATCATCCGCAAGGTCTCGGAGCATCTGAAGCTGGACGGATCCGCCAAGCTGACATTCGAGGTCAGCGACGGTGTGCGGCCAATGTCGCTCTATTGCGCCGGCATACCGAGGCTTCGCGATGGCGCACTGCATGTCGAACTGTCGCCGCGCGCGGCTAGTTGCAAGCCGCGTGATCGCTGGCTTGCTGCGGAGCCTGCTCAATCCACTTGCTGCGGGGCAGCGTGCTGCATTTAG
- a CDS encoding EamA family transporter: protein MPHEIFPTSWPFWALLSAGFAALTAIFAKIGVENVNSDFATFIRTIVILLAAGRMVYSTGNWQQPSSVSTRSWLFLVLSGFATGASWICYSRAWKLGDAARVAPIDKLSVVFVSIFAVLFLGERLTLPNWLGVVMITGGAVLVAYRA, encoded by the coding sequence ATGCCGCATGAAATCTTCCCCACAAGCTGGCCCTTTTGGGCGCTCCTTTCGGCTGGCTTTGCAGCCCTGACGGCGATCTTCGCCAAGATCGGGGTGGAGAATGTGAACTCTGACTTCGCCACCTTCATCCGCACCATCGTCATCCTGCTGGCCGCCGGCAGGATGGTCTATAGCACCGGCAATTGGCAGCAGCCGTCTTCGGTCTCGACCAGAAGCTGGCTGTTCCTCGTGCTTTCCGGCTTCGCCACGGGCGCGTCCTGGATTTGCTATTCTCGGGCATGGAAGCTTGGCGATGCGGCCCGCGTCGCGCCGATCGACAAGCTGTCCGTCGTGTTCGTGTCCATTTTCGCCGTGCTGTTTCTCGGCGAGCGCCTGACGCTCCCGAACTGGCTCGGTGTCGTAATGATCACGGGAGGAGCCGTGCTCGTCGCCTACAGGGCTTGA
- the crcB gene encoding fluoride efflux transporter CrcB, with translation MVYLIVFLGAGIGGVFRHAVNMGAARLLGFGFPYGTLTVNVVGSIVMGLLTEYFVFRSGLPQELRLFLTTGLLGGFTTFSTFSLDAVTLWERGQWGIAAGYVALSLVLSMAGLFVGLMLIRLTGQGHAA, from the coding sequence TTGGTCTATCTGATCGTTTTCCTTGGCGCGGGTATTGGTGGTGTTTTCCGGCACGCCGTCAACATGGGCGCCGCGCGCCTCTTAGGCTTTGGCTTTCCCTACGGCACACTCACCGTCAATGTCGTTGGCTCTATCGTCATGGGTCTGCTTACCGAGTATTTCGTGTTTCGCTCTGGCCTGCCGCAGGAGTTGCGCCTGTTCCTGACCACCGGGCTGCTCGGCGGGTTCACCACCTTCTCGACCTTTTCGCTGGATGCCGTGACCCTCTGGGAACGCGGGCAATGGGGCATTGCTGCTGGATACGTCGCCCTCTCGCTAGTTCTTTCCATGGCGGGACTTTTTGTCGGCCTCATGCTGATCCGGCTGACTGGGCAAGGACATGCCGCATGA
- a CDS encoding voltage-gated chloride channel family protein: MVPLAVAVGSFVALFLWSLDRATELRFEFPWLIYGMPVAGFAMVWAYQKFGKSAEGGNNLIVDQIHEPGGGVPLRMAPFILVTTVLTHLVGGSAGREGTAVQLGGSLASAFGKTFKLAPGDVRILLMAGIAAGFGAVFGTPIAGAIFALEVLTIGRMQYEALLPALLAAIVADWTCHAWGIGHTQYAIAYLGGVGEAVGFHLDAVLLLKVVIAGVAFGLVAHFFAELSHLASSAYKAILPYAPLRPVLASAILLGLVYLLGTREYLGLGVWSPNPGDATILGFFRPDHVDYWSWAWKGLFTIVTLSAGFKGGEVTPLFFIGAGLGSALAGILGAPVDLFAALGFVAVFAGATNTPLACMIMGIELFGATHSVYLAVACFVAYLCSGHSSIYLSQRVGVPKTAAANDIPFDISVRHMRDMQAQTIGDLVGKVRLRSIATTATLTERPIIVTQHKLHSTEIGMVRIYMKPREKTPGKGGWFGSKPLYRELVLQAKSAGIMNAVAHHTHFGYSNSGKLQDEGFEIPNPDLTMSVEMIASREQLEEFCKTHGALLKHKVIVYKHLEQWDVVHHDVAAAEALKVTTP; this comes from the coding sequence GTGGTTCCGCTGGCTGTTGCCGTCGGCTCATTCGTCGCGCTGTTTCTCTGGAGCCTCGACCGGGCAACGGAGCTTCGCTTCGAGTTTCCCTGGCTGATCTATGGCATGCCGGTCGCAGGCTTTGCCATGGTCTGGGCATACCAGAAATTCGGCAAGTCGGCCGAAGGCGGCAACAACCTGATTGTCGACCAGATCCATGAGCCGGGTGGCGGTGTGCCTCTGCGCATGGCGCCCTTCATCCTTGTGACCACGGTGCTCACCCATTTGGTCGGCGGCTCGGCCGGTCGTGAGGGAACCGCGGTGCAGCTCGGCGGCAGTCTCGCCAGCGCCTTTGGCAAGACGTTCAAGCTGGCGCCTGGCGACGTACGCATTCTGCTGATGGCTGGCATTGCGGCAGGCTTCGGCGCTGTGTTTGGCACACCGATCGCCGGCGCGATTTTTGCGCTGGAGGTTCTGACCATCGGACGCATGCAGTACGAGGCCTTGTTGCCTGCCTTGCTTGCTGCCATCGTTGCCGACTGGACCTGCCATGCCTGGGGAATCGGCCACACCCAATATGCCATCGCCTATCTCGGCGGCGTCGGGGAAGCGGTGGGATTCCACCTTGATGCAGTCCTGCTGCTCAAGGTCGTCATTGCCGGCGTGGCTTTTGGCCTTGTCGCCCACTTCTTCGCCGAGCTTTCCCATCTGGCATCGTCTGCGTACAAGGCGATCCTGCCTTATGCGCCGCTGCGTCCGGTACTCGCCAGCGCCATATTGCTGGGCCTCGTCTACCTCCTCGGTACGCGGGAATATCTCGGTCTGGGTGTCTGGTCCCCCAATCCCGGCGACGCGACGATCCTTGGCTTCTTCCGTCCGGATCATGTCGATTACTGGAGCTGGGCCTGGAAGGGGCTATTCACCATCGTCACGTTAAGCGCCGGCTTCAAGGGCGGCGAGGTCACGCCGCTGTTTTTCATCGGCGCGGGTCTCGGTAGTGCCCTGGCTGGTATTCTTGGTGCTCCGGTCGATCTCTTCGCGGCCCTCGGTTTTGTCGCCGTCTTCGCCGGCGCAACCAATACGCCGCTGGCCTGCATGATCATGGGGATAGAGCTCTTTGGCGCGACCCACTCGGTCTACCTCGCCGTCGCCTGCTTCGTTGCCTATCTGTGCAGCGGCCATTCCAGCATCTACTTGTCTCAGCGCGTCGGCGTTCCAAAGACGGCCGCCGCCAACGACATCCCCTTCGACATTTCCGTCAGACACATGCGTGACATGCAGGCTCAGACCATCGGCGATCTCGTAGGCAAGGTCCGTCTCCGCTCGATCGCCACCACCGCAACGCTCACCGAAAGGCCCATCATCGTGACGCAACACAAACTGCATTCAACCGAAATCGGCATGGTTCGCATCTATATGAAGCCGCGTGAGAAGACGCCCGGCAAGGGCGGTTGGTTCGGATCGAAGCCGCTCTACCGGGAACTGGTCCTGCAGGCGAAGTCGGCCGGCATCATGAATGCCGTCGCTCACCATACGCATTTCGGATATTCCAACAGCGGCAAGCTTCAGGACGAGGGCTTCGAGATCCCCAATCCGGATCTGACCATGTCCGTCGAGATGATTGCGTCGCGCGAGCAACTTGAGGAATTCTGCAAGACCCATGGCGCGCTGCTGAAACACAAGGTGATCGTCTACAAGCACCTGGAACAATGGGACGTTGTCCATCACGATGTGGCGGCGGCAGAAGCCCTCAAAGTCACGACACCCTGA
- the nhaA gene encoding Na+/H+ antiporter NhaA has protein sequence MSSTFSKGRIHSTLRQFLDNEASGGIILMAVAVLAIATANSPLAEGYFHVLHIYVGPLSVQHWINDALMAVFFLLVGLEIKREMLDGQLSSWSRRVLPGAAAAGGMLFPALFYLYFNWSDPTAIRGWAIPTATDIAFALGVLSLFGNRVPASLKIFLAALAIIDDLGAVVVIALFYTAELNLLALAGAGIVVGNLIIFNRMGVKSLWPYLVLGAVLWVLVFASGVHATLAGVLLALTIPLKLTPGAPEATHDESPLHRLEHLLHKPVAFAIVPIFGFANAGVSFAGVSMSVFEEPLTMGVAAGLLLGKLVGVLGTVAVLVRLGLADLPASASWGQMTGVALLCGIGFTMSLFIGLLAFSDPVVQDHVKIGILMGSLVSGLLGAVFLTVSGRRARRAA, from the coding sequence ATGTCTTCGACATTTTCCAAGGGCCGCATTCATTCTACTCTTCGTCAATTCCTCGACAATGAAGCATCGGGTGGCATCATCTTGATGGCAGTTGCTGTTTTGGCCATCGCCACGGCCAACTCGCCACTGGCTGAGGGCTACTTCCATGTATTACACATCTACGTCGGCCCGCTGAGCGTCCAGCACTGGATCAATGACGCCTTGATGGCCGTCTTCTTCCTGCTCGTCGGCCTGGAGATCAAACGCGAGATGCTCGACGGACAGCTTTCGAGCTGGAGCCGGCGCGTCTTGCCAGGCGCGGCGGCTGCAGGAGGCATGCTGTTTCCGGCGCTGTTTTACCTCTACTTCAACTGGAGTGACCCGACAGCTATCCGTGGTTGGGCGATCCCGACCGCAACCGATATCGCCTTTGCTCTTGGGGTCCTTTCGCTTTTCGGCAATCGTGTTCCCGCATCGCTGAAGATATTTCTGGCGGCCCTGGCCATCATCGACGATCTCGGCGCTGTTGTGGTTATCGCTCTCTTCTATACTGCGGAACTGAACCTGCTCGCATTGGCGGGCGCGGGCATCGTCGTTGGAAATCTGATCATCTTCAACCGCATGGGTGTGAAATCTCTGTGGCCTTATCTTGTGCTTGGCGCGGTGCTGTGGGTGCTGGTTTTCGCATCAGGCGTACATGCCACCCTTGCTGGCGTCCTGCTGGCGCTGACGATACCGCTGAAGCTGACGCCCGGGGCGCCGGAAGCCACACATGATGAGTCACCTCTGCACAGGCTCGAACACCTGTTGCACAAGCCGGTCGCCTTCGCCATCGTGCCGATCTTTGGCTTTGCCAACGCAGGTGTTTCGTTTGCGGGTGTTTCGATGTCGGTCTTCGAAGAGCCGCTCACTATGGGCGTAGCGGCCGGTTTGTTACTCGGAAAGCTGGTCGGCGTTCTGGGAACGGTGGCAGTCCTTGTAAGACTGGGATTGGCCGATCTTCCTGCGAGCGCCAGTTGGGGTCAGATGACCGGCGTGGCCCTGCTGTGTGGAATCGGGTTTACGATGTCCCTTTTCATCGGCCTGCTGGCGTTCAGCGATCCAGTTGTCCAAGATCACGTCAAGATCGGGATCCTGATGGGGTCGCTTGTGTCCGGTCTTTTGGGTGCGGTCTTTCTGACTGTTTCGGGGCGTCGAGCGAGGCGTGCAGCCTGA
- a CDS encoding TniQ family protein, whose product MTMGGAGIPTISVLQRYRHVVSEQWPIDVLPQTDELLSSWLHRLAYANGVAPSGFARVLGLGSGMWSPSIDLRPSNDVKNLLCANTGVSHHQIHAMALSRDLPTELLLPLRNSGRRGTSTWLQFCPRCLAGDEHPYFRRSWRLATKVSCGDHRSGLRDRCPSCQRRIEAYAQSKLVPQHICAHCGFDLRRASRVIISVAAQLVDCRIDQMCRRASVTPEHRRVFLARLLQIPTLVMTHTSGSLLKLSSSMRIRCFEKLADRVCERIMLDDDNPVWPSPYRAETTGNRWANDLV is encoded by the coding sequence ATGACGATGGGCGGCGCGGGCATCCCGACAATCAGCGTACTACAGAGATATCGTCACGTCGTTTCCGAGCAATGGCCCATCGACGTCTTACCGCAAACCGACGAATTGCTGTCGAGCTGGCTGCACCGTCTTGCTTATGCCAACGGTGTTGCACCAAGTGGATTCGCCCGCGTCCTCGGACTTGGATCTGGCATGTGGTCGCCATCCATCGACCTCAGGCCATCGAACGACGTCAAAAACCTGCTGTGTGCAAATACCGGCGTATCCCACCATCAGATCCATGCAATGGCCCTGTCGAGGGACCTGCCGACGGAGCTCTTGTTGCCGCTACGCAACAGCGGTCGGCGCGGGACTTCAACCTGGCTGCAGTTTTGTCCCCGATGCCTGGCTGGTGATGAGCATCCATATTTTCGCCGCAGCTGGCGTTTGGCCACTAAAGTATCTTGCGGCGACCACCGCTCCGGATTGCGCGACCGGTGCCCATCCTGCCAACGACGTATCGAAGCCTACGCTCAAAGCAAACTCGTCCCACAGCATATTTGCGCCCACTGCGGTTTCGATTTGCGCAGGGCGTCAAGGGTCATCATCAGCGTTGCAGCGCAACTGGTGGATTGTCGCATCGATCAGATGTGCCGCAGGGCCAGCGTCACTCCAGAACATCGGCGCGTTTTCCTTGCACGATTGCTGCAGATTCCCACGCTGGTGATGACCCATACTTCCGGTTCGTTACTCAAGCTTTCCAGCTCGATGCGCATCCGATGCTTCGAAAAGCTTGCAGATCGCGTTTGCGAACGAATAATGCTTGATGACGATAATCCTGTTTGGCCAAGTCCTTATAGGGCCGAAACTACTGGAAATCGTTGGGCAAATGACCTAGTTTAA
- a CDS encoding TniB family NTP-binding protein encodes MSEHLLDHVRPYLERDQDERIAYIRAPRWIGHQVAQDSHRRLTELLSRPPSLRTQGLMLVGPYANGKTMIAERFAVEHLRTSVQQRLWMVQTREGAGLGHFYASILQALRAPGGDIWNVSRKAEQLDHLLASLKPRVLIFDEFHNALRGRTRDVEAIFAFLRRIGRQYDISPVLIGDVSVYDFLNATSEMASRFDLVSVPRWQYDERYLMLLDSLEAALPLARISDLSSEPSARLLFSLSEGLIGETITIITKAAVAAVQSGTERITKAGIVELRHIPISQRRNPSLRDNLL; translated from the coding sequence ATGTCGGAACATCTGCTCGACCATGTCCGACCCTATCTTGAGCGCGACCAGGATGAGCGGATCGCCTACATCCGTGCCCCGCGCTGGATCGGGCATCAGGTTGCACAAGACAGCCATCGACGGCTCACCGAACTGCTCTCAAGACCGCCGTCATTGCGAACCCAAGGCCTGATGCTGGTCGGCCCCTATGCCAATGGCAAAACGATGATCGCCGAGCGGTTTGCCGTCGAACATCTGCGAACATCTGTCCAGCAAAGGCTTTGGATGGTCCAGACGCGCGAGGGGGCGGGGCTCGGCCATTTCTATGCCAGCATTCTCCAGGCACTCCGCGCGCCCGGCGGCGATATTTGGAATGTGAGCCGCAAGGCGGAACAGCTGGATCACTTGCTGGCAAGTCTCAAACCAAGGGTGTTGATCTTCGACGAGTTTCACAACGCACTGCGCGGAAGAACACGCGACGTCGAGGCGATTTTTGCGTTCCTGCGACGGATCGGTCGCCAGTATGACATCTCCCCGGTGCTGATTGGGGACGTATCCGTCTATGACTTTCTCAATGCCACCAGCGAGATGGCAAGCCGTTTTGATCTGGTCTCGGTCCCGCGATGGCAATACGACGAGCGCTATTTGATGTTGCTCGACAGCCTCGAAGCGGCGTTGCCTCTTGCCAGGATCTCGGATCTGTCCAGCGAGCCGTCGGCACGACTTTTATTCAGTCTATCGGAAGGTTTGATAGGCGAGACCATCACCATCATCACAAAGGCGGCCGTCGCGGCGGTGCAATCGGGAACCGAACGTATCACTAAGGCGGGCATCGTTGAACTGCGGCACATACCAATTTCGCAGCGGCGCAATCCGTCTTTGCGCGACAACCTGTTATGA